One window of Methylococcus sp. EFPC2 genomic DNA carries:
- a CDS encoding undecaprenyl-phosphate glucose phosphotransferase has protein sequence MPIGFGHLFRQGLFRRYGHTTIVLLRLLDVALLFAGGWAAYFLWLEHWNIDEDYRVALAVGLLAAIILFEITGVYRPWRGSLRGDIGRLLRAWTFALLAVVGVVAIVRSQIWFGSSYRWIATWGVLGLTAMAGARLILAAVLRRARALGWFQGRILMVGLNPMAIASVKQLDDSPWAGLQVIGYLDDRAEPRFTAEGASLPRLGSLNEVAEIVARESVDEVWVAFPFRGEARAEQVLHALRHLPVSIRLVIDCFAFRMSKFLNLNEVAGIPTLDISVSPLHGINRYIKEFEDRSLALLALLLASPLMGLIALGVKLSSPGPVFYRQVRVGWNNRPFTMLKFRSMPVNTEAQSGPVWAKPGENRATPFGSFLRKSSLDELPQLINVLRGDMSLVGPRPERPDFVEVFKDQVPQYMKKHLVKAGITGWAQVNGWRGDTDLNRRIEHDLYYIQNWSLWFDLEIALRTVVHGFVNKNAY, from the coding sequence ATGCCGATCGGCTTCGGACACTTATTCAGACAAGGCCTGTTCAGGCGCTATGGTCACACGACCATCGTGCTGCTGCGCCTGCTCGACGTCGCCTTGCTCTTCGCCGGCGGCTGGGCGGCTTATTTCCTCTGGCTGGAACACTGGAACATCGACGAGGACTACCGCGTGGCCCTGGCCGTGGGCCTGCTGGCGGCCATCATCCTGTTCGAGATCACCGGCGTCTACCGGCCCTGGCGCGGCAGTCTGCGCGGCGATATCGGCCGCCTGCTGCGCGCCTGGACGTTCGCCCTGCTCGCCGTCGTCGGCGTGGTGGCGATCGTCCGCTCGCAGATCTGGTTCGGTTCCAGCTACCGCTGGATCGCCACCTGGGGCGTGCTGGGACTGACCGCGATGGCGGGCGCCCGTTTGATCCTCGCCGCCGTCCTGCGCCGGGCGCGGGCGCTGGGCTGGTTCCAGGGCCGCATCCTCATGGTCGGGCTCAATCCCATGGCCATCGCTTCGGTAAAGCAACTCGACGACAGCCCCTGGGCCGGCCTGCAGGTCATCGGTTATCTGGACGACCGCGCAGAACCGCGCTTCACGGCCGAAGGCGCTAGCCTGCCCAGGTTGGGCAGCCTGAACGAGGTCGCCGAGATCGTGGCGCGCGAATCGGTCGACGAAGTCTGGGTGGCCTTTCCCTTCCGCGGCGAGGCGCGCGCCGAACAGGTGCTGCACGCCTTGCGCCATCTGCCGGTGAGCATACGCCTGGTGATCGACTGCTTCGCCTTCCGCATGAGCAAGTTCCTCAACCTCAACGAAGTGGCCGGCATCCCCACCCTGGACATCTCGGTTTCGCCTCTGCACGGCATCAACCGCTACATCAAGGAATTCGAGGACCGCAGCCTGGCCCTGCTGGCCTTGTTGCTGGCCAGCCCGCTGATGGGGCTGATCGCCCTGGGCGTGAAGCTGAGTTCGCCGGGCCCCGTGTTCTACCGCCAGGTGCGCGTGGGCTGGAACAACCGCCCCTTCACCATGCTCAAGTTCCGCTCCATGCCGGTGAACACCGAAGCCCAATCCGGCCCGGTGTGGGCCAAGCCGGGCGAGAACCGCGCCACGCCTTTCGGTTCCTTCCTACGCAAGTCCAGCCTGGACGAACTGCCCCAGCTCATCAACGTGCTGCGCGGCGACATGTCCCTGGTCGGACCGCGCCCGGAGCGCCCGGATTTCGTCGAAGTGTTCAAGGACCAGGTCCCGCAGTACATGAAAAAGCATCTGGTGAAGGCCGGCATCACCGGCTGGGCCCAGGTGAACGGCTGGCGCGGCGACACCGACCTAAACCGCCGCATCGAACACGACCTTTACTACATCCAGAACTGGTCTCTGTGGTTCGACCTGGAGATCGCCCTGCGCACCGTGGTCCACGGTTTCGTCAACAAGAACGCCTACTGA
- a CDS encoding acyltransferase has product MTTKNAREARMERSISIFLDLARFLAAVLVFISHVEQVLDVKSLSFLASFGHDAVIFFFMLSGFVIAYVTTNKEVTLREYVAARVARILPVSVASLLLVFALIWIGHEFNPDYYDQYVIHDWWRVLGVSAFFLNNSFLSTVSVPTNGPYWSVSYEVWYYVAYGVVFYLSGLKRALALLLVAAVAGVKIALLMPIWLLGVWCFRWHGRLVKSFVLGLIVTMASLALYAVIRYKNIDDYIFIESSGFWGGVDASNEILGWSKRFVADYVLSLLFMALFAGLFMMRESVGVLFVFFEKPIRIFASFTFSLYLFHYPLLVFVFCYFKSWQVVMIITMFWVGVLSLIVEQQKPFYKKLVLKLT; this is encoded by the coding sequence TTGACTACAAAAAATGCTCGCGAGGCTCGGATGGAAAGAAGTATTTCCATATTTCTGGATTTGGCTAGATTTTTGGCCGCGGTTTTGGTGTTTATCAGCCATGTTGAGCAAGTGCTTGACGTTAAGAGTTTGTCCTTTCTTGCCTCCTTTGGACATGATGCAGTCATTTTTTTCTTCATGTTATCCGGTTTTGTTATCGCATATGTTACGACCAATAAAGAGGTAACATTAAGAGAGTATGTCGCTGCCAGGGTTGCACGAATACTGCCGGTTTCAGTTGCTTCGTTGCTGCTGGTGTTTGCGCTTATATGGATCGGTCATGAATTTAATCCTGATTATTACGATCAGTATGTGATCCATGACTGGTGGCGGGTATTGGGTGTAAGCGCATTTTTTTTGAACAATTCGTTCCTTTCGACAGTGTCGGTTCCTACCAATGGCCCCTATTGGTCCGTCAGCTATGAGGTTTGGTATTACGTTGCCTACGGGGTTGTTTTTTATCTCAGCGGATTGAAACGAGCCTTGGCGCTATTATTGGTCGCGGCCGTGGCTGGGGTTAAAATTGCCTTGTTGATGCCTATATGGTTGTTGGGCGTATGGTGTTTCAGGTGGCACGGCCGATTGGTTAAGAGCTTTGTATTGGGGTTGATTGTTACCATGGCGTCGCTGGCGCTGTATGCCGTAATTAGATATAAAAATATAGACGATTATATATTCATTGAATCTTCCGGTTTTTGGGGCGGGGTCGACGCATCCAATGAGATTTTAGGCTGGAGCAAAAGGTTTGTGGCCGATTATGTTTTATCTTTGTTGTTTATGGCGCTCTTTGCCGGCTTGTTTATGATGCGGGAAAGTGTTGGCGTATTGTTTGTTTTTTTTGAAAAGCCAATAAGGATTTTCGCGTCGTTTACGTTTTCTTTGTATCTATTTCATTACCCTTTGCTCGTGTTTGTTTTCTGCTACTTTAAGTCCTGGCAGGTTGTTATGATTATCACGATGTTTTGGGTCGGTGTGCTTTCGCTGATTGTTGAGCAGCAAAAGCCGTTTTACAAGAAGCTTGTGCTGAAACTGACATAA
- a CDS encoding glycosyltransferase: MKDDNLPRLLVFSSLFPNASQPNAGVFIRERMFRVAERYPLAVVSPVPWFPFQGALRIWRPGFRPNVPRFEVQNGIEVFHPRFFSVPGLFKSWDGFFLAASSYLTLRRLKRRFDFQVIDAHFAYPDGYAATLLGRWFSVPVTITVRGTEIPLARFPGRRERMIQAMHSAPRLFSVSDSLKRHAVTLGIPAEKIKVVGNGVDCEKFFPVGRQEARRELNIPENAKVLISVGGLVPRKGFHRVIAILPQLVQRYPELIYLVVGGGSPEGDMSAVLRAQVVELGLQDHVRFLGALPSDQLRLPLSASDVFVLATANEGWANVFLEAMACGLPVVTTDVGGNREVVCDGRLGTVVPYGDEHALSQAMVEALAMDWDRNAIVGHAKANGWEKRVDELCAEYRLMTERGGR, encoded by the coding sequence ATGAAGGACGACAATTTGCCGCGCCTGCTGGTTTTTTCAAGCTTGTTTCCGAATGCCTCGCAACCGAATGCCGGGGTGTTCATCCGTGAACGCATGTTCCGGGTGGCTGAGCGCTATCCCCTGGCGGTGGTTTCCCCGGTGCCGTGGTTTCCCTTTCAGGGTGCGCTCCGCATCTGGCGGCCCGGCTTCCGACCGAATGTTCCGAGATTTGAAGTCCAGAACGGCATAGAGGTCTTCCACCCCCGTTTTTTCTCCGTACCGGGCTTGTTCAAGTCGTGGGACGGTTTCTTTTTGGCTGCGTCCAGTTATCTGACGCTGCGACGGCTTAAGCGCCGCTTCGATTTTCAGGTGATCGACGCCCATTTCGCCTATCCGGACGGCTATGCCGCCACTTTGCTGGGCCGCTGGTTTTCTGTTCCCGTCACCATCACCGTGCGTGGCACGGAGATTCCTCTGGCCCGTTTTCCGGGGCGTCGCGAGCGTATGATTCAGGCCATGCATTCCGCACCACGATTATTTTCCGTATCAGACTCCCTCAAACGTCATGCCGTGACGCTCGGTATACCCGCCGAAAAAATAAAAGTGGTGGGCAATGGTGTCGATTGCGAGAAGTTTTTTCCCGTGGGCAGGCAAGAGGCCCGCCGAGAACTGAATATTCCGGAAAATGCCAAGGTGCTGATCTCGGTTGGCGGTCTGGTGCCGCGCAAAGGCTTCCACCGGGTGATTGCGATCCTGCCCCAACTGGTCCAACGGTACCCGGAACTGATTTATCTGGTGGTCGGAGGCGGCTCGCCGGAGGGCGATATGAGCGCTGTCCTACGGGCGCAGGTTGTTGAGTTGGGATTGCAGGACCATGTCCGCTTTTTGGGGGCATTGCCCTCGGATCAATTGCGGCTACCTTTGTCCGCATCCGATGTGTTTGTGCTGGCGACCGCAAACGAAGGCTGGGCCAATGTTTTTCTCGAAGCGATGGCCTGCGGCTTGCCGGTGGTGACCACGGATGTCGGCGGAAATAGGGAGGTTGTCTGCGATGGGCGTCTGGGTACGGTGGTGCCTTATGGAGACGAACACGCGCTATCGCAGGCGATGGTGGAGGCGTTGGCCATGGACTGGGATCGAAACGCAATTGTTGGCCATGCCAAGGCCAATGGCTGGGAAAAAAGGGTCGACGAGTTGTGTGCGGAGTACCGTCTTATGACGGAACGCGGCGGTCGATGA
- a CDS encoding polysaccharide biosynthesis tyrosine autokinase, with amino-acid sequence MNSPKAISLEPRNSGLLIEHDVIPAQVVRDEPGVSIRDYLDLLWEGRRTLGLAAGTFAGTALLYLLLAPPTYKADALLRIDKNKALLTAPLRSENNKAPAEAENPRAAREAEILRSRSVLGKVVQSLNLSVEAEPVHFPLLGELLARRHDARDGVAGAWWGFGRWAWGGEKLKIGEFVVPDRYYGKEFTLTVLEGQRYELSDPDGETLLEGQLGQAGKAELKNQEPLSIRIDELKARPGERFVLSRQSQLTTIDNLKKAFSVKEASKDTDILNVELKGRDPQQLAQSVNDIANTYVQATVNWESAEAGQKLAFLENQLPVIKDRLEKSEAALSAFREKHGAVDISTEAEVLLKQSAEMETIGIQLKQKFEAQNQYLEGAHPEMIATKAQIARVEKKLADINRRIKDLPHTQQNMVSLSRDVQVNTELYTQLLNSAQEQKVAAAGSIGNSRIVDYAVVPEKPSWPKPFIVLPLAVLLGLTTGAASLFMRNSLRRHENYPALLEYKVGLPLFAAIPHSKTQRRLARSEGGPDSRTAVLATRDGDDISVESLRSLRTTLETTLASHESKVIMISSPAPGMGKSFVTSNLASLLASIKKRVLVIDADLRNGRLNEAYGTERGPGLSELMAGEAALGDVIVTLPHAGVDFIPRGRNITSPAEQLALGDLEHWLDEMKAFYNHILIDSPPILGATDAAIIGKQADATFLVVKEGRYTAQELEVSHRRFRQAGIKVQGFIMNDMKEGSSSYPYYGYAYPKTT; translated from the coding sequence ATGAACAGCCCGAAAGCCATCAGTCTCGAACCCCGCAACAGCGGTTTATTGATCGAACACGACGTCATCCCGGCCCAGGTGGTCAGGGACGAACCCGGCGTCAGCATCCGGGATTACCTGGATCTGCTGTGGGAAGGCCGCAGGACGCTGGGCCTGGCCGCGGGCACATTCGCCGGCACCGCCCTGCTCTATTTGCTGCTGGCCCCGCCGACCTACAAGGCCGACGCCCTGCTGCGCATCGACAAGAACAAGGCCTTGCTCACCGCGCCGCTACGCAGCGAAAACAACAAAGCGCCCGCCGAAGCCGAAAACCCCCGGGCGGCACGCGAGGCGGAAATCCTGCGTTCCCGCTCGGTGCTGGGCAAGGTGGTGCAAAGCCTCAATCTGTCGGTGGAAGCCGAGCCGGTCCATTTCCCGCTGCTGGGCGAACTGCTCGCCCGTCGTCACGACGCCCGCGACGGCGTGGCCGGTGCGTGGTGGGGCTTCGGCCGCTGGGCCTGGGGCGGTGAGAAGCTCAAGATCGGCGAATTCGTCGTACCGGACCGTTACTACGGCAAGGAATTCACCCTGACGGTGCTCGAAGGCCAACGCTACGAATTGAGCGATCCAGACGGCGAGACCTTGCTGGAAGGCCAGTTGGGCCAGGCGGGCAAGGCCGAGCTCAAGAACCAGGAGCCGCTGTCCATCCGCATCGACGAACTCAAGGCCCGTCCCGGCGAGCGTTTCGTCCTGAGCCGGCAGTCCCAGCTCACCACCATCGACAACCTCAAGAAAGCCTTCAGCGTGAAGGAAGCCTCCAAGGATACCGACATCCTCAATGTCGAGTTGAAAGGCCGCGATCCCCAGCAACTGGCCCAGTCGGTCAACGACATTGCCAACACCTACGTGCAGGCCACGGTGAACTGGGAATCGGCCGAAGCCGGCCAGAAGCTGGCATTCCTGGAAAACCAGCTGCCGGTGATCAAGGATCGCCTGGAAAAATCCGAAGCGGCCCTGAGCGCATTCCGCGAGAAGCACGGCGCGGTGGACATCTCCACCGAGGCCGAAGTGCTGCTCAAGCAATCCGCCGAGATGGAAACCATAGGCATACAGCTCAAGCAGAAATTCGAGGCGCAGAACCAATACCTGGAAGGCGCCCATCCTGAAATGATCGCCACCAAGGCACAGATCGCCCGTGTGGAAAAGAAGCTGGCCGACATCAACCGCCGCATCAAAGACTTGCCGCACACCCAGCAGAACATGGTGAGCCTGTCACGCGACGTGCAGGTCAACACCGAGCTCTACACCCAGCTGCTCAACAGCGCGCAGGAACAGAAAGTGGCGGCGGCCGGCTCCATCGGCAATTCACGCATCGTCGACTATGCGGTGGTGCCCGAGAAGCCCAGCTGGCCCAAACCCTTCATCGTCCTGCCCCTAGCCGTACTCCTGGGACTGACCACCGGTGCCGCGTCCCTGTTCATGCGTAACTCCCTGCGCCGGCACGAAAACTACCCAGCCCTGCTGGAGTACAAGGTGGGCTTGCCGCTGTTCGCCGCCATCCCGCACAGCAAGACCCAGCGCCGCCTGGCCCGGTCGGAAGGCGGCCCGGACAGCCGGACCGCGGTACTGGCGACGCGCGACGGCGACGACATCTCGGTGGAGTCGCTGCGCAGCCTGCGCACCACGCTGGAGACCACGCTGGCCAGCCACGAGAGCAAGGTCATCATGATCAGCAGCCCGGCACCGGGCATGGGCAAGTCCTTCGTGACGTCCAACCTCGCCAGCCTGCTGGCCAGCATCAAGAAGCGCGTGCTGGTGATCGACGCCGATCTGCGCAACGGCCGACTGAACGAGGCTTACGGCACCGAACGCGGTCCCGGCCTGAGCGAGCTGATGGCCGGCGAGGCGGCCTTGGGCGACGTGATCGTCACCCTGCCCCATGCCGGCGTGGACTTCATTCCGCGCGGACGCAACATCACCAGCCCGGCCGAGCAACTGGCCCTGGGCGACCTGGAGCACTGGCTGGACGAGATGAAGGCGTTCTACAACCACATTCTGATCGACTCCCCGCCCATCCTGGGCGCGACCGACGCGGCCATCATCGGCAAACAGGCCGACGCCACCTTCCTGGTGGTCAAGGAAGGCCGCTACACCGCCCAGGAACTGGAAGTCAGCCACCGCCGCTTCCGCCAGGCCGGCATCAAGGTGCAGGGTTTCATCATGAACGACATGAAGGAAGGATCTTCCTCTTACCCGTATTACGGGTATGCGTATCCGAAGACGACTTGA
- a CDS encoding polysaccharide biosynthesis/export family protein: MNDSIRKLVLVLLLLTLAGCALSPGMKRSDENLSDLELPLMKDGKLTTGKVKVTPVTAQLIVERESATKQAIQIPKPESASDSYRIGPRDRLLITVWEHPELNDPGAEKIQPEQAGKVVQDDGTVYYPYIGNIPVGGKTVPEARELLTSELSKYFKKVKLDVRVIAYLAHRVYVVGEVKNPGIQSMVDTPLTVGEAISRAGGSTLEADLSHVTLSREGKTYPLDLLALYEQGHGGEDVYLKDGDVLNLPDRRQNRVFMMGEVQKQQALQINKGRMTLAEALSDASGVNFDTSNPEDIYVIRAAQATPEIFHLNSDSPDAMVLADRFALQPHDVVYVGTAGVTRWSRAMNQLIPSTLGQFMTRGAFYGM, from the coding sequence ATGAACGACTCCATCCGCAAACTGGTGCTGGTCTTGCTGCTGCTGACGCTGGCCGGCTGCGCCCTGTCCCCCGGCATGAAGCGCAGCGACGAAAACCTGTCCGACCTGGAACTTCCGCTCATGAAGGACGGCAAGCTGACGACCGGCAAAGTCAAGGTGACGCCGGTCACCGCGCAACTGATCGTCGAGCGCGAGAGCGCGACCAAGCAGGCGATCCAGATACCCAAGCCGGAATCCGCGTCCGACAGCTACCGCATCGGGCCGCGCGACCGCTTGTTGATCACCGTCTGGGAGCACCCCGAACTCAACGATCCGGGCGCCGAAAAAATCCAGCCCGAACAGGCCGGCAAGGTGGTGCAGGACGACGGCACGGTCTACTACCCCTACATCGGCAACATCCCGGTGGGCGGGAAAACGGTGCCCGAGGCGCGCGAGCTGCTGACATCCGAGCTTTCCAAGTATTTCAAGAAGGTGAAGCTGGACGTACGCGTCATCGCCTATCTCGCCCACCGGGTCTACGTGGTCGGTGAGGTCAAGAACCCCGGCATCCAGTCCATGGTGGACACCCCCCTGACGGTGGGAGAAGCCATCAGCCGCGCCGGCGGCTCCACGCTGGAAGCCGATCTGAGCCACGTGACCCTGTCGCGCGAGGGCAAGACCTATCCGTTGGACCTGCTGGCCCTGTACGAGCAGGGCCACGGCGGGGAAGACGTCTATCTCAAGGACGGCGACGTGCTCAACCTGCCGGACCGCCGCCAGAACCGGGTCTTCATGATGGGCGAAGTGCAGAAGCAACAGGCCCTGCAGATCAACAAGGGCCGCATGACCCTGGCCGAAGCGCTGTCCGATGCCAGCGGCGTCAACTTCGACACGTCCAACCCGGAAGACATCTACGTGATCCGCGCCGCCCAGGCCACCCCGGAGATCTTCCATCTGAACAGCGATTCGCCCGACGCCATGGTCCTGGCCGACCGCTTCGCCCTGCAGCCGCATGACGTGGTCTATGTCGGCACCGCCGGCGTCACCCGCTGGTCGCGCGCCATGAACCAGTTGATCCCTTCCACCCTGGGGCAATTCATGACCCGCGGCGCGTTTTACGGCATGTGA
- the asnB gene encoding asparagine synthase (glutamine-hydrolyzing), with protein sequence MSGICGWIGFDAEAPVKSATLSRMVGTLRIAPEGTAVTVQHNGVAGAALGCKADDHGTAEWNGLRAIFQGHLRWREQDDQDLARKLGDARALLESYSRLGPAFLQRLQGPFALAILDDSRDRALLAVDRLGIRPLFYSQRRGTLVFASNARAINRHPAADASLSPQALFDYLYFHMVPGPRSIYAAQQKLLPGQYLLFENGEVRTDFYWQPRFEENTSLSTGQLRENFLHSLENAVLRASAGGEIGAFLSGGTDSSTVAGLLRKVSGRAVDTYSIGFEAEGFDETEYARIAARHFDTQAHEYYLTPQDVVDAISKIAAAYDEPFGNASAVPAYYCAKLARADGLDTLLAGDGGDELFAGNARYAKQKIFESYQVLPSVLRGSILEPLVFNHRLDAFPLVGKARSYIEQANTPLPDRLEAYNFLNRFPLEELFTVDFLNQVERDDPLNQLRATYRRADADSSLNRMLFLDWKFTLADNDLRKVNRMCELAGVEARYPLLDEELVDFSTQLPSSLKLRGQHLRYFFKDALKDFLPPEILQKSKHGFGLPFGLWLGSYGPLEELAHDSLQGLGKRGHVQPAFLDKLLILHREHPNYYGVMIWVLMMLEQWLRTEENFRSAAE encoded by the coding sequence ATGAGCGGCATTTGCGGTTGGATCGGTTTCGACGCTGAAGCGCCAGTGAAATCTGCAACCTTGTCCCGTATGGTGGGCACGCTGCGCATAGCCCCCGAAGGGACAGCGGTGACGGTCCAGCACAACGGGGTCGCCGGGGCGGCGCTCGGGTGTAAAGCAGACGATCATGGCACCGCCGAATGGAACGGCTTGCGGGCCATCTTTCAGGGCCATCTACGCTGGCGCGAGCAGGACGATCAGGATCTTGCCCGGAAACTCGGCGACGCGAGAGCCCTACTCGAATCCTACAGCCGGCTCGGCCCCGCGTTTTTGCAGCGCCTGCAGGGGCCGTTCGCCCTGGCCATCCTGGATGACTCGCGCGACCGCGCCTTGCTGGCGGTGGACCGCCTCGGCATTCGACCACTTTTTTACAGCCAGCGGCGAGGCACGCTCGTCTTCGCCTCCAACGCGCGCGCCATCAACCGGCATCCCGCCGCCGACGCTAGCCTGTCACCGCAAGCCCTGTTCGACTACCTGTATTTTCACATGGTGCCCGGCCCGCGCTCTATTTATGCGGCCCAGCAAAAACTATTGCCTGGGCAATACCTGCTGTTCGAAAACGGCGAAGTGCGGACGGATTTCTATTGGCAGCCGCGCTTCGAGGAAAACACGTCACTATCGACCGGCCAACTCCGGGAGAATTTTCTACATTCGCTCGAAAACGCCGTACTCCGTGCCTCGGCCGGCGGCGAGATCGGCGCATTCCTGAGCGGCGGAACCGACAGTTCCACGGTGGCCGGACTGCTGCGGAAAGTCAGCGGGCGCGCCGTCGACACCTACTCCATCGGTTTCGAGGCCGAAGGCTTCGACGAAACGGAATATGCCCGCATCGCCGCGCGTCACTTCGATACGCAGGCACACGAATATTACCTGACGCCCCAGGATGTGGTGGACGCGATCTCAAAAATCGCCGCCGCATACGACGAACCGTTCGGCAATGCGTCGGCCGTCCCCGCCTATTACTGCGCCAAGCTGGCCCGAGCCGACGGGCTGGACACCTTGCTCGCCGGAGACGGCGGCGACGAACTGTTCGCCGGCAACGCGCGGTATGCGAAGCAGAAAATTTTCGAAAGCTACCAGGTGTTGCCCTCGGTACTGCGCGGCTCGATACTCGAGCCGCTCGTGTTCAACCACCGCCTGGATGCCTTTCCGCTGGTGGGCAAGGCCCGCAGCTATATCGAGCAGGCCAATACTCCCTTACCCGACAGGCTGGAAGCCTACAACTTCCTCAACCGTTTTCCGCTGGAAGAACTATTCACGGTCGATTTCCTAAATCAGGTCGAGCGTGATGATCCCTTGAATCAATTGCGAGCGACCTACCGGCGGGCCGATGCGGACAGCAGCCTCAATCGCATGCTGTTTCTGGACTGGAAGTTCACCCTGGCGGACAACGACCTCAGGAAAGTCAATCGCATGTGCGAACTGGCCGGGGTGGAAGCGAGGTATCCATTGCTGGACGAAGAACTGGTCGATTTCAGCACGCAACTTCCATCGTCCCTCAAACTGCGAGGCCAGCATCTAAGGTATTTTTTCAAAGACGCCCTGAAAGACTTTCTGCCGCCGGAAATACTGCAGAAATCCAAACACGGCTTCGGCTTGCCTTTCGGACTATGGCTGGGAAGCTACGGCCCCCTTGAAGAGTTGGCGCACGACAGCCTGCAGGGCCTAGGCAAGCGCGGCCACGTGCAGCCGGCATTTCTCGACAAATTGCTAATCCTGCATCGGGAGCACCCAAATTATTATGGCGTCATGATCTGGGTGCTGATGATGCTGGAACAATGGCTGCGAACCGAGGAGAACTTCAGGTCTGCCGCGGAATGA
- a CDS encoding putative O-glycosylation ligase, exosortase A system-associated: MRDIFVSVIVFGLLPRIVFRPDIGILLWCWLSYMNPHKLSWGFAHDFPFAMLVALAILGGLLIWKEPKKIPWSPVTVILVIFVVWMFVTTVFAVNTGSAWAQWNKVWKIQLMTVVTMMVMNTRWRLETMLWVIALSLGFYGVKGGIFTVLTGGGYRVWGPGGSFIAGNNEIGLALIMTIPLLRYIQLTARRLWIRHGMTAAMVLSMFSIIGTQSRGAFLGMGAMSLFLAVKSRNKVLLILLLLIAIPAIVSFMPDSWHERMSTINTYQKDESALGRINAWWMAFNSAKVRPFGGGFECFLDRVFFATYAPIPWDVHDAHSIYFEVLGEHGFIGLGLFLSFGLAAWHMGSSIIRDAKKQDSMRWMSDMAAMIQVSLVGYAASGTFLGLAYFDLMYNLVAILVVLRTLADKQLAEPAMATETEVIQTRPVSFVRPVIPRQT; the protein is encoded by the coding sequence ATGCGAGATATATTCGTTTCCGTTATTGTCTTCGGGCTGCTGCCTAGAATCGTATTTAGGCCCGACATCGGCATCCTGCTGTGGTGTTGGCTTTCTTATATGAATCCACACAAGCTGTCTTGGGGGTTCGCCCATGATTTCCCATTTGCCATGTTGGTCGCCTTGGCTATTCTAGGGGGATTGCTGATCTGGAAGGAACCCAAGAAGATTCCATGGTCGCCAGTCACTGTAATTCTTGTGATATTCGTGGTCTGGATGTTTGTGACGACGGTTTTTGCGGTTAATACCGGATCGGCCTGGGCTCAGTGGAATAAGGTATGGAAAATCCAGTTGATGACGGTGGTTACCATGATGGTGATGAATACCCGATGGCGTCTGGAGACCATGCTATGGGTTATTGCGTTGTCCTTGGGATTTTATGGCGTGAAGGGGGGGATTTTTACCGTTTTGACCGGCGGCGGTTACCGCGTATGGGGGCCGGGTGGTTCTTTTATTGCCGGAAATAACGAAATTGGTCTTGCGTTGATTATGACGATTCCCTTGCTTCGCTATATCCAGTTGACGGCGCGTAGACTCTGGATCAGGCATGGTATGACGGCCGCAATGGTCCTGAGCATGTTTTCCATCATTGGCACCCAGTCGCGGGGAGCGTTCTTGGGTATGGGGGCCATGTCGCTTTTTTTGGCGGTGAAAAGCCGCAACAAGGTACTGCTCATTCTCTTGTTACTTATAGCCATCCCCGCCATCGTGAGCTTTATGCCGGATTCGTGGCATGAGCGCATGTCCACCATTAACACGTATCAGAAAGACGAATCTGCGCTGGGCCGTATCAATGCCTGGTGGATGGCCTTCAATTCGGCCAAGGTACGTCCGTTCGGCGGCGGGTTCGAGTGTTTTCTAGACAGAGTTTTTTTTGCGACCTATGCCCCGATCCCTTGGGACGTCCATGACGCCCACAGCATTTATTTCGAAGTGCTGGGTGAGCATGGCTTCATAGGGTTGGGCCTGTTCTTGTCGTTTGGTTTGGCCGCGTGGCATATGGGTAGTTCCATCATTCGCGACGCCAAGAAGCAGGATTCCATGCGCTGGATGTCCGACATGGCGGCGATGATACAGGTGAGTCTGGTGGGTTACGCCGCATCCGGCACTTTTCTAGGCTTGGCTTATTTCGACTTGATGTACAACCTGGTTGCCATCCTGGTTGTTTTGAGAACGCTGGCGGACAAACAGTTGGCGGAGCCGGCCATGGCAACTGAAACGGAAGTGATCCAGACCCGGCCGGTCTCCTTCGTACGCCCGGTCATTCCGCGGCAGACCTGA